ttacccaaagcaaatatttcatctagaaaataaaataaaagaattatgaaaataCGTATACCGTATATAGTTTAACGGGAGTTATACGGGCAAATTATATAAAGTCGAAATGACGTGAACTTCACTATGAACTTGTAGAAGCtcatgctgataacgtgttatagaaAATagtaaaacaacaaataaaagaggatgaaaatacgagagaattttattattttacttacaaGGTGCTATTTATAAGCTCCTTTACATTCAATTAATAAATGTATTACATTTAATGAATTAAAGTTTCTTAATTACTCTATTTAATAATCTCCTGATTATAAATTAAGTAAAGATttttatctcattactttaaTATGCTTAAAGGGGGTTATGACATCCATTTAATTTACAACATTTTGAGGTTTAATACTGCTCATCGGAATTTTCTCacttttcaatcaaataatttttttttggtgaattataataataaaaagtaaagtTTGAAGAACAAACATGATTACCACGACTTGAACTTAAATTATACATAGGACGATGAACACTCTTGACTATCAAACCATCACACGAggttctaaaatatttattttaagctaaaataataaacactagTATCAGttgtataataaaatattctttGTACTACTGTTCaaacttaaactatttttaaagaaaaccaaCATCCGattaatttagaatttatttaatatttatctatacACGTGGCAAATAGTTGGCGAATGGTCGGACAAAGAATTTAGCTAGTTAACTAAACATTCCATGCATTGAAGAAAATTCTAATATAGTACATATTAGATTTAATTGCTTGGACGTGACTCCACGAAAACAGAAGAGAAACAAGTAAATGGTTTTAGGTTTAACACCGAAACAAGGAAAAGTACTTTGGAAACTACTACAAAGACTGTGATTTATGCAAATGCAGAAATAATGTTGAAGCTTTAATAAGCatcattgaattgaattatgcatTGTAGTCACTGTCTTCATCAGAGTCTGGTCCTTCAGCTTCTTCATCTTCATCGGTATCTTCATCAGAATCTGAATCGGGAGAGTCAGCAGACGGTCCTTCGCTGCTTTTCTCAGGGCTCCCGCTTGGGCTAGGGCTCTCGCTTGGGCTAGCGCTGATAGTATTGGAGGATGAAGATGGCGACCCATAAGGAGCAAAAGTCTTGGTAGCTCTTGATGGGGCTTGTGACGGTGATATATCAGCAGCAAAAGCCCCAACAATAGCTATGAAAAAAAGGGCAACAACAATAATGTGGCAAGCCATGTcttaattccttttttttttggtttttgatcGTATTTTATCTGTTTTTCCTTGGTTTAGTTTATTCACATATATAGAACAAAAGGATTCAAAAGAAAAACAGGAGTTTGTCGaagatatatataaatgaaagaaCTACAGGCAGGGGATCTAAATAGATGGTGACGAGAAAGATTTGGCTAATGCAAGGGAAATGAACAAATTGGTTGAccgatttttttgttttatttgcgGAAAAAAACTCAATCTTCAATACCCCAAACTTAAGTGTAGCCTTATTTtacttttgattttttaaaagataaatgtTGAGAAATAAAGAGGTAATTTGGTAATTGATGTTGGTGAGATCAATTTAAAAGAATGGGAAATTCCCCATTACACCATATTCTTTaccttttcttttgttctttttatcAAGAGCCTAATGCTTCTCAAATCATTCTCTTTCACACCCAGTTAACTCAAGTTTGATTTGTTGGATTTTTGAGACATTTGTTAAATGAGTCCAAAactaaatttatttgattttttagatttcaGTTCAATCGGGTAATAAGGTGGTAGACTTTTTTTAGCCGTCttgatttaaattgtgagcaaGAGCTCAAGTTTAGGTTGGATTATCCGTCCTGTATTCACTCCATTCTACTTAATGACATTTCTTAGTTAAATGAATCACCTTTTATGCCCCtttgtaaaaaaaacaaacaaacatatCTTGCAGTTGTTGGTCATATCTTGCAGTTGTTGGTCATACTTTTTTTTGACTTAATGACATATTTCATcctttaactttacaaaaaaatattttaatcctcaatttaaaattttcatcttttttaatctttacatttatttattttttgtcaaattagaCCAAAACACAAGGAAAAGTTAATAATAGTTAACTTTCTAATGTAACCGGCCACATGTATGTCATATCAACAAgtaattagttttaaaaaattttaaaaaatatatatttaattttttaaaatctaaaaaattattaaaattatttaaaaataaaaaatgcttTAAAACttcagaaaaaattaaaaaattataaatttcttccataatttattttcttcttttttgtaaaTTGTTTTTTAACATTATACAAACTAAAAAAAGTTTGGTTTTTCATTCATTATTGAGACTAAAATCTTAAatcccaaaaaagaaaaacaaatgaatcAACAAATAAATGAACAACCAATTTGATAAAACTAGTTTTTTTTAGATAAATCTGTTACAAACTAGTGAAGAACAACAAATATAagaattttcaacaaaaaatacAAGAATATCGTTACTTTTCGTAAGCCTTCCCTATGTGTTTGAGAGTAGGGTTATATTATTTCTTTTCGTAAGCCTCCCCATGCGTTTGAAAACATGACTATATTATTACTTTTCGTAGGTCTTTCTACACGTGTTTGAGAGcaaagttatattatttataatattacttTCCATAAGCCTTCTCCTATTCATCTGGGAGCAGGGTTATATTATTACTTTTCATAAGCCTCCCCTATGTGTCTGGAAGCAGGGTCACTTTACTCAAGCCTCCATGTGAACTCTTTGGGCTCTCAACGAATATGAGGCATAACTTTATCTTTGTAATCTTTCGAACACTATGCAGTACTAAAGATTAACAAATACTACACATTCTTACAAATGGGTTATACATTTCTTATATTATCAATGGATGGTTTGAatttcatattatattttcaataatcCC
The sequence above is drawn from the Gossypium hirsutum isolate 1008001.06 chromosome A05, Gossypium_hirsutum_v2.1, whole genome shotgun sequence genome and encodes:
- the LOC107960986 gene encoding clumping factor B, whose amino-acid sequence is MACHIIVVALFFIAIVGAFAADISPSQAPSRATKTFAPYGSPSSSSNTISASPSESPSPSGSPEKSSEGPSADSPDSDSDEDTDEDEEAEGPDSDEDSDYNA